GAACGCTCGTCCCTTTATAGAAGTTACAGGACAGTTGCCTCCAGCGACCAATTTACTCGTGACATACGATCGCTGGCATTCAGCTTATCGCAGCTTGGGTCAGTCGGCTCGCATTAAAGCAAAACAAATCGTCTACGACGGCTCAATAAGCCAGCGACGCGAAGATTGTCGGCAATTAGAAGATCTACTGCGAGCGCAACTGAACTCTTGGCTGCGATCGGAGTCCTTTGATTCTATCCGAGATAATTTACTGCCACATCTCAAGTTTCCCAAAGACGAGGTGCGATTACTCATCAGTACTCGTTCGATTCAATTGCGAAAGATTCCCTGGTTGCTGTGGGATTTAGTCGAGCAGTCGCCCAAAGTGGAAGTCGCCTTGAGTTTCCCAAACTATGAATCACCGCCTACATCAAAAAAGTTTTTGACGCGAAAATCCGTCAGAATTCTAGCGATTTTGGGTAAGAGTACGGGGATCGATATCCAAGCAGATCGGCAGTTATTGGAAAGTTTACCATATACTAAAACAACATTTCTCGAAAACCCGGACTCTCAGGAAATTAAAGACCATTTGTGGGGGTGCTCTTGGGATATTCTCTTTTTTGCCGGTCATAGCAGCACCGAGGGAGACAGCGGACGAATTTACATTAACGAGACAGAAAGCTTAACAATTGAGGAGTTTAGCAGGGCTTTGAGCAATGCCGTTGCGGGTGGACTACATTTAGCAATTTTCAACTCCTGCGACGGATTGGGATTGGCATCTGGGCTACAAAAAGCCCAAATTCCGCAAGTCATTGTCATGCGAGAACCCGTACCGGACTTGGTAGCGCAAAGGTTTTTAAAGTACCTGCTGGAAGCTTTAGCGGGTAGAAAATCGCTTTATCTAGCAATGCGGCAAGCGCGATCGCGATTAAAAGAGGATCTAGAGGTTCAGTTTCCTTGTGCTAGCTGGTTGCCAGTCATTTGCCAAAATCCCGCTGTCACGCCAGCAATCTGGCCACCTCCCATTTTGTCCAACAGCCGTCACCTAACAACGGTGCTACTTCTGAGCGTGGCGATAACAGCTAGCGTATTGGGGGTGCGGCTGCTGGGAGAATTGCAAACGTGGGAATTGCAAGCTTACGACAGCTTGATGCGATTGCGATCGGATACAGGGCAAGATTCGCGGCTGTTGATCGTCACCGTCACCGAGGATGATTTTCAACTGCCCGAGCAAAAGCAAAGAACTGGGTCGATATCGGATTTAGCACTAGTACAACTGTTGCAGAAACTCCAACAATTTCAAGCGCGAACTGTTGGGTTGGATATTTATCGCGATTTCCCAGTTAAATCCGATCGGGATTCTTTAGCCACTCGCCTGCGCGATCGTAACTTCTTTGCAATCTGCAAAGCCAGCGATCGCGCTAAAAATCATCCTGGAACTGCACCCCCTCCCGAAGTTGGGCCAGCGCGTCTGGGGTTTAGCGATGTCATTCAAGACTCAGATGGCGTTTTACGCCGACATTTATTAGCAATGAAACCAGCTCCGACATCGCCTTGTACTACACCCTATGCCCTAAGCGCCCAACTAGCGTTTCACTACTTAGAGCGATCGGGCATTTCTGCCAAGTATAACGCCAGAGGAGATTTGGTATTAGGTGATGTCGTTTTCCAACGTTTGCGATCGCGTATGGGTGGCTACCAACAAGTAGATGCATGGGGCTATCAAGTCTTGCTCAACTACCGCTCTTACCGCCATTCTCCTTTAGAAATTGCGCCAACAGTGACGCTGAGCGATCTTCTTCGTGGTGCGGTGAAGCCGGAGGAAGTGAAAGATCGAATCGTCCTCATCGGTGTCACTGCTCAAAGCGCCCACGATTATATACCTACGCCTTATAGCGCCCAGCCAGGATTTTATCAGGAAATGCCAGGGGTTATCGTACAAGCGCAAATGGTCAGTCAAATCGTCAGTGCAGTTAAAGATGGGCGACCTTTAATTTCAGTTTGGTATATTTGGGGCGAAGTCTTATGGATTTGGGGTTGGTCTGCGGTTGGAGCTGCGATCGCCTTTGCCTGTAGGTCTGGGCTATACCTTATACTAGCGGGTGGAAGTGCACTGGGTGTTTTATGGGGTCTTTGCTTAGTTTTCTTCAGCCACGGCTATTGGGTTCCCTTTGTGCCATCAGCCTTAGTTTTAGTAGGTACTGGTAGCACTGTGACAGTCTACCTTGCTTTACAAGAGGGACGACTGTTTTCTTCAACGGCAGAAGCATGACTTTGATTGACTGACAAAACTACTAACATCCTTATGTGAAAAATTTCTTCGTTAAATTGTTGCATTCACCTTAAAATTATGGGGTGTATAAATCTCTATACAAAGTAAAGTTGTGTCGATGGGTACGGCTAATAGTTATGTTGCCCGTGCAAAAGATTAAACTTACCCTCGCGATTAGCTGTGCAATCCTTAGCTGTACGCAAGTGCAAGCACAACCTTTAAACTCTCTATCTGGACAAAACCAGAGTCCAGACCCTAGCAGGAAATCACACGGCTCGTTGACTTTTGCTGCACCACCTCCACCAGAGGACATCGGGGAACCAGGTCAGCGATCGGAAGCTGGAAGCCGTGGCTGCTTTAATCTAGAGCGACAGCTTCCAAGCAATACCCAAAAGCAGCAGCTCGCAGCACTAGTACCAGTTTATTCCGATTCAGCATTGGTCTTAGGCACGACAATCAGCGCCGCACCCACTTTTTGGTTTTATACTTCTTATGTAGCACCTGTTCCAGCTAAGTTTGTGTTGCGGAACAAGGATGGTGGGTTGGTTTATCAAACTGATGTCGCGTTGCCCCAAACCCGAGGAATTATCAGCCTGTCTCTTCCGAAAACAGCACCACCGCTTTCAGTTGGTCGGCAATATCGTTGGTTTTTGAAGATTTATTGTCGGGAGCAAGAGCCGCCTGCTTTTGTGGATGGGTGGATTCAAATAAACCCGCTCGACCCTACCCTCAAGGAGCAGTTAGAGAAAGCTACACCGCGCGATCGCGTAGCTCTTTATGCCGTCAACGGTCTATGGTTTGATGCGCTAACTGTCGCAGCCCAACTGCGTCGTCGCAATCCGAATAATCCTTCTTGGGCAGAGCTTTTGCAGGTCATTGGTTTGAACGAGCTGGCGATCGAACCAATTGTAGAGTGCTGTTCAACTACTAAAGCCAATTCCCCAATAAAACGTAGGGTGCCCAGAACAGGGGACGTTGATATTTAGGATTTTGTAAAAGGGACAATTGGGCGCGACGAAGTGCTTCGGCTTTAGTTAGCGATCGATCTGCTAACTCTCGGTAGAATTCACTCATGAGCGCTGCGGTGGACTCGTCGTTTAAACTCCATAAGGAAGCAACTGTACTACGCGCCCCCGCCCGTACAGCTACACCAGCAATTCCCAAGGCAGCCCGCTTGTCTCCAGCAGCCGTTTCACAGGCACTCAAGACGAGCAATTCAACGGCATCAGGTCTGTTTTGCTCTCGATTTCGGACTAAGTTATCCAACTCATTGACGTATATGCGCTTATCCCAGGCGACGATAAATGTCTCCTCAGCTTTAGAGCTGAACTGTCCGTGAGTTGCCAAATGAACGACAGGGAAAGGCAGAGAATTAATTTGGTTTTGCAGAGCCGTGCTGGTAAATTCGTTGTTCAGCAGGACGTTACTCGGTATTTCGGCGCGAATTTCTGCTAATTCCAGCTTGACGTTGGGTAAGGCAGAAAACCCTTGACGTGGTTGGGACAGTCCGGCAGCTATTGCCTCTAATGTTTTCTCTTGCAATGGTTGGGGATTAATCAGTTGCAGCCCAGGAGTGAGTGCAATGCCATATTTTTCAATTAGATACTGTTTGCCATCGTACAGAGCTGCCATCGGGATATTCCGCAAAGCACCATCTAGTACGAATACCAGTGTTTTGACTTGACTTTTGGCTAAGTCAGTGACGGCTGGTTGAATTAACCAGTTATAAACCTGTTGAGATAAGGCTTTAGCTTCGACCAGCGTATCGGGTTCTATGAGGTTTTGCCTGAGCGCATCCAAGGTTTTTTCAACTTGGGTTTGAGCCACAGCAGCCGTGTAGTGCAGCACGGGCTTTTGAGGCAACTTGAGGATAACCTCTAGTCTGTCTGGTAGGATAATTGGATAGATCGCTGCGGCTGTTTGGTCTTTCTGGTCGATAACTTGGTCGATCTGAGACACAGTATCCAAACAGGCTTCTCGAAAGAAGTTATCCAATTCTGCTAATTGCAATGATTCAATTGTTTCGCGGGCTTTTTGAAGATTTGCTTGACTGGTTTGGTTTCCCTGCGGCTGCAACAGCAATTCGACGAGCTGCCGATAAACTGGTTCGACTCGATCGCGAAAGTCAAACTGCACGTCAGGATTGATGGCGACTAAATCGTAGCGCAGAGACTGGAGCGACTTGACTGCTCGATCGTATGCCGCGATCGCTTCTTGAATATTTCCCCTAGCTTTGAGCAAACGCCCTAGCTGCCATTCCCAGCGATAGGCAATATCTCTGGCATCTATAGTTTGAGCGAGAAATAGGGCTTGTTGAGTCAGGTTTTGGGCATCAGTCAACTGCCCCTTTTGTTCGTATAGATTCCCCAAGACACCAAGAGCGTAAGACTGAGTACGCCGATCTTGCAAGTCTTGCGCCTGCTGTACGGCAGTTGACAAGATTTGAGCAATATCCAGCCATGAGGGGCTATCTGTGGCGCTCTTTTGTTTGAATTGCGTTAAGCTTTCAGCCAGGTTGATTCTGGCATAGATTGCCGTTCGGCTAGAGGGTAAGTTACCGATCTGAGTTTGAATTTGGGGTAATAATGTTTTAACATCTGCCAATCGCTTAGTTTCCAGCAGTAGTCTCAGTTGATTGGTTTGGGCGTTGATGCGGGTGATTGGCGATTTGGTAGCATTAGCAGCTTGTTGGTAGAAGTCTATTGCTGCTTGAGAATCTTGCTGAGCGCGGGCTGTATTGCCTAAACTCAGCAAAACATCGGCGATCGCTTGTTTATCTGGCAACTTGGAAGCTACTGCTAAACTTTGCTCTAATACTTGTCGCGATTGTTCTAAGTCACCTATGGCAAGCAAAACATTGCCCAAACTCCGCACTCCTGTAACCTTAAGCGCTGAGTTGGGCTGATTTTGTAAAAGCTGGGTAGTTTCAGTTAAAGTTTTTTGCGCTTGACGGAAAAGCCCTAAAGCTTGCAGAGCTTGGGCAGAATTGATGCGGTTGCGAATAATTGAATTGCGATCGCCTAATTGGGTATAAATGTCAGCTGCTTCTCGCCAAGTATTTAAGGCATTTTCAGCCTTGCTTTGAGCCAGTTGCAGACGACCTTGGATATCTAGAACTTGAGCAAGAATCTCTAAATTTTGAATTGGAATTTCTCCTCTGCCCCTCTGCCCCTCTGCCCCTCTGCCCTGCTTCACGGGATATCCCTGTAAATTTAAACTAGAGGCGATCGCGCTTTGAGCCTGCGTCCACTGTTCCAGTTGCTGATAAGCTAGCGATATATTGCCCAGTGTCATAGCTTGTCGGGGTTCGTCGCCACTAGCTTTGAATGCAGCTACTGCCTGTTGCCATATCGTAATTGCTTGAGCAAATTGTTCGGCTTCATAGAGTTTTCTGCCTTGTTCTACTAAATTTTCGGCGTTGGGCAAGCTTTGTGTAGTAGGGGTTTGTGCAGTTATATAGGCGAAGGTGGGAGGTAATAACCCCGCGCCCAAGAACATAGCCAAAAGCAGCAGCACGCTTAAGAGACGTTTGATTTTCCGAAATCTAGATTTTTTTCTTATCATGTTTTTGCCCCGATCCGCGCCACATTTTTCTGCTATCTTCTAATTCAGCTTCTGCAATTAGCTGTGTTCTGCCAGGAATTGTGGGGCGTGACAGTATTTGCATTTGCGGTGAGAATAACTTCGCCATTAGCAGCGATCGCCCAACCTTGAGCTTCTACGATAGGAGTTGGTGTGGGGCTAGTGGGGCTTGTGGAAACTGCTGTAGTAGTGGATTGATTGACTTCTGGAGCGAGAGTCACCAAATCTACCTGTATGGCATCAGTGTTAAGGGCTTCACCTGGATTTTGGGGTAAGCCGCCGCGACCAGTGACCACAAATTCACTTTGTTGTTGACTCCCACCAGGAGTACAAGCTTGCGATACTTGGGTATCGACTGGTACGACTGGCAAGGAAACTAAGCCGCTGTTGGGTTCAATATTAGGTGTATTTAAATCTACAGTGCCACTTAAAGACGGGTTTTGCTGCGAAATTGCTATGATTTCGTTTGTTGGCAGATGACGTGGATCTAAATCGTTAGGACGTAACCTCTCCAGGTCTTTTCGACTAATTGGCGCTATCCCAAAAACGCCAGTAGCATTAATCCTAACTTTCCCACCACTGCCACTAAACGCATTGGCTGTAATGTCACTATTTTCTTCTGGAACAGCTATGATAAATTCGGAATCGAGATCGATATTACCGCCATTTCCACCCTTCTGTGCTGTTCCGGCAGTAGTGGATATCTCACTACCATGACGCATCAGCAATAAGTCTGCAATATCCAGCTTAAGGCTGCCGCCATTTCCAGAGCGGGCTTGTGCTATGACTTTACCTTTGTCAAGCCGTACAGACCTAGCGGTGATGCCGAAGTTGCCTGCCACACCTTCTCCAAAGCTACTAACTGTGGCTTCTGCGCCATCCTGAATCAGCAATTCATCAGTGTTAATCGTCAAAGACCCCGCATTTCCGGTTGCAACTTGGCGAGTAGTAGCAGTTAAGCTGCTGCCAAACTGACCGTCGGTAGATTCACCAATCAATTGCACAAAGTCAGTGGCATTGACAGTTAAATCCCCCCCTTTGCCTGCACCAAAAGTGGTAGAACTGCCCTCTGCCCCATCCCGAACGAGCAACTGACGAGTGTTAATCGTCAAGTTTCCTGCATCTCCGGTTGAGTTTCGGCGAGCTTGAGTATTCAGACCGCTGGGAAGCTGACCATTGGTAGATTCACCAATCAGTTGCACAGAGTCAGTGGCATTGACAGTCAAATCTCCCCCTTTGCCTGCACCAAAAGTGGTAGAACTGCCCTCTGCCCCATCCCGAACGAGCAACTGACGAGTGTTAATCGTCAAGTTTCCTGCATCTCCGGTTGAGTTTCGGCGAGCTTGAGTATTCAGACCGCTGGGAAGCTGACCATTGGTAGATTCACCAATCAGTTGCACAGAGTCAGTGGCATTGACAGTCAAATCTCCCCCTTTGCCTGCACCAAAAGTGGTAGAACTGACATTTGCCCCATCCCGAACGAGCAACTGACGAGTGTTAATCGTCAAGTCTCCTGCATCTCCAGTTGAGTTTAAGTCAGCTTGAGCAGTCAGGCTGCTGGAAAACGGTCCATAGATAGAGGTACCAATCAGTTGCACGGAGTCAGTGGCATTGACAGTTAAATCCGCTGCCTTGCCTGTACCAAAAGTGGCAGAACTGACCACTGCCCCATCCCGAACGAGCAACTGACGAGTGTTAATCGTCAAGTTTCCTGCATCTTTGCTTAAATTTTGAACAGCTTCAGTAAACAAGCCACTGGGAATGGGAATCCGATCTCCAGCGAAGCTACCAATCAGTTGCACAGAGTCAGTGGCATTGACAGTTAAATCCCCTGCCTTACCTGTACCAAAAGTACCAGTACTGATCTGTGCCCCATCCCGAACAAGTAACTGACGAGTATTAATCGTTAAGTTTCCTGCATCTCCAGTTGAGTTTAGGTCAGCTTGAGCAGACAACACGCTGCCAACTCGATCGTTAGCGCGACCAGCCAGTTGCACTGTGTCAGCGATGACCTTTAAATTCCCTGCTTTACCACCACCAAGTGTGGTAGCACCAATCTGTGCCCCACCCTCTACTTTTAACGTACTAGCACTGATACTGACATCGCCTCCCTGTCCATTTGCTTCAGCTAGCACTTGATTAGCAATGGAACTCCTATTGTTAAGATTAATCGCTCCAGTTGCATTAACCGAAATATTTCCCGCCTTACTATTATCAGAACCCAGTCCACTCTCTATGCCTGCATACAGAGAACTCCTTTCTGTCATCTCTAAATTCTGGGCATTAATCGCGATACTACCACCATTACCAGCCCTCACATTTGCCCTAGCACCATTGCTAAGGGAAACGTCACTTTTTTCTACATTATCGGGAAAACTTAAACTCAGATTATTACCATCTCCATTTAATCCAACTGTACCTGTACCTGCTAAACCTCCTAACTCGACTCGCCCACCAAAAGCATATAAACCTCCACCATTCAGATTTAGATCGCTGCCTACAAACAACAAACTCTTGCCATCTGGTACGCGCAAACCCGTTGCTGTAAACTCAGAAGATGGATTTAAGCCGGAGTCAGCAACTGAGTTATTTTTGATAGATGCGGCACGAATTTGATTAAAGAGTAAAGCTGAAGGATTAACCGTTAGCAGGGAAGGATTACTCGGATTCGTTGCACTAAAAAAACCTTGATTGCCAAATCCAATTGCATTAGCTGTTGTCCCAACAAACGATCCCCCGACATCTAAACGGGCATTCGCCCCAAAAATAATTCCATTGGGGTTAATCAGAAACAGGTTGGCATTACCGCCCACTACACCCAGCGTTCCAAAAATATTAGAGGGATTAGCCCCTGTTATCCGACTCAAGATATTCTCTATCCCAGCCGGATTATTGAAATAAGCTGCCCGTCCTTCCTCAACGTTGAATTCCCCAAAACTATGAAAGAGATTAGTGCCTCTGGTTGCGCCACCATTAATAGAATCAACCGCACCTGTTGATGTCACTGTAGAATTTTCACTACCTAGTGTGGTGTCGGGTGTAAGCTGAGCTAAAGTGTTATTTCCACTAAAGGCGATCGCTCCACTAATTACCAACCAACTCGCTAACCCTAATCGACAGCACCAATGTTGACAATATCGAGTCATTCTGAATGTGAGACTCCCTCTAAAAGTAGTAGCTGAGTATGCTACTACTAGTTATCGCTAAATAGTAAACGAGCAGCCAACCATGAAATAGCAAGAGGTTGTGACATAGATATTTCACTGCTCTATTTGCTAGAAAGAACCAATTGATTTAATTGAACAATTGAGTTGCCAGTCATTTTAGTTCTCGCTTTATTTGCTGTCATTATTGAGCAATCATTGAATTTTTAAGCTTGATTCGTGATATAAACGTTTATTTTTTCTATACCTAGAATAATCGATTTACTCTGATTGTATTTACATATGTTAAAAAAATTAATAGTCAACTTTCTAGCTAAATTCA
This window of the Chroococcidiopsis thermalis PCC 7203 genome carries:
- a CDS encoding CHAT domain-containing protein, encoding MIRKKSRFRKIKRLLSVLLLLAMFLGAGLLPPTFAYITAQTPTTQSLPNAENLVEQGRKLYEAEQFAQAITIWQQAVAAFKASGDEPRQAMTLGNISLAYQQLEQWTQAQSAIASSLNLQGYPVKQGRGAEGQRGRGEIPIQNLEILAQVLDIQGRLQLAQSKAENALNTWREAADIYTQLGDRNSIIRNRINSAQALQALGLFRQAQKTLTETTQLLQNQPNSALKVTGVRSLGNVLLAIGDLEQSRQVLEQSLAVASKLPDKQAIADVLLSLGNTARAQQDSQAAIDFYQQAANATKSPITRINAQTNQLRLLLETKRLADVKTLLPQIQTQIGNLPSSRTAIYARINLAESLTQFKQKSATDSPSWLDIAQILSTAVQQAQDLQDRRTQSYALGVLGNLYEQKGQLTDAQNLTQQALFLAQTIDARDIAYRWEWQLGRLLKARGNIQEAIAAYDRAVKSLQSLRYDLVAINPDVQFDFRDRVEPVYRQLVELLLQPQGNQTSQANLQKARETIESLQLAELDNFFREACLDTVSQIDQVIDQKDQTAAAIYPIILPDRLEVILKLPQKPVLHYTAAVAQTQVEKTLDALRQNLIEPDTLVEAKALSQQVYNWLIQPAVTDLAKSQVKTLVFVLDGALRNIPMAALYDGKQYLIEKYGIALTPGLQLINPQPLQEKTLEAIAAGLSQPRQGFSALPNVKLELAEIRAEIPSNVLLNNEFTSTALQNQINSLPFPVVHLATHGQFSSKAEETFIVAWDKRIYVNELDNLVRNREQNRPDAVELLVLSACETAAGDKRAALGIAGVAVRAGARSTVASLWSLNDESTAALMSEFYRELADRSLTKAEALRRAQLSLLQNPKYQRPLFWAPYVLLGNWL
- a CDS encoding CHASE2 domain-containing protein; amino-acid sequence: MSKLVILKLDGSLEQGVSVTLEIGEQNARPFIEVTGQLPPATNLLVTYDRWHSAYRSLGQSARIKAKQIVYDGSISQRREDCRQLEDLLRAQLNSWLRSESFDSIRDNLLPHLKFPKDEVRLLISTRSIQLRKIPWLLWDLVEQSPKVEVALSFPNYESPPTSKKFLTRKSVRILAILGKSTGIDIQADRQLLESLPYTKTTFLENPDSQEIKDHLWGCSWDILFFAGHSSTEGDSGRIYINETESLTIEEFSRALSNAVAGGLHLAIFNSCDGLGLASGLQKAQIPQVIVMREPVPDLVAQRFLKYLLEALAGRKSLYLAMRQARSRLKEDLEVQFPCASWLPVICQNPAVTPAIWPPPILSNSRHLTTVLLLSVAITASVLGVRLLGELQTWELQAYDSLMRLRSDTGQDSRLLIVTVTEDDFQLPEQKQRTGSISDLALVQLLQKLQQFQARTVGLDIYRDFPVKSDRDSLATRLRDRNFFAICKASDRAKNHPGTAPPPEVGPARLGFSDVIQDSDGVLRRHLLAMKPAPTSPCTTPYALSAQLAFHYLERSGISAKYNARGDLVLGDVVFQRLRSRMGGYQQVDAWGYQVLLNYRSYRHSPLEIAPTVTLSDLLRGAVKPEEVKDRIVLIGVTAQSAHDYIPTPYSAQPGFYQEMPGVIVQAQMVSQIVSAVKDGRPLISVWYIWGEVLWIWGWSAVGAAIAFACRSGLYLILAGGSALGVLWGLCLVFFSHGYWVPFVPSALVLVGTGSTVTVYLALQEGRLFSSTAEA
- a CDS encoding DUF928 domain-containing protein → MQAQPLNSLSGQNQSPDPSRKSHGSLTFAAPPPPEDIGEPGQRSEAGSRGCFNLERQLPSNTQKQQLAALVPVYSDSALVLGTTISAAPTFWFYTSYVAPVPAKFVLRNKDGGLVYQTDVALPQTRGIISLSLPKTAPPLSVGRQYRWFLKIYCREQEPPAFVDGWIQINPLDPTLKEQLEKATPRDRVALYAVNGLWFDALTVAAQLRRRNPNNPSWAELLQVIGLNELAIEPIVECCSTTKANSPIKRRVPRTGDVDI
- a CDS encoding filamentous hemagglutinin N-terminal domain-containing protein; translated protein: MTRYCQHWCCRLGLASWLVISGAIAFSGNNTLAQLTPDTTLGSENSTVTSTGAVDSINGGATRGTNLFHSFGEFNVEEGRAAYFNNPAGIENILSRITGANPSNIFGTLGVVGGNANLFLINPNGIIFGANARLDVGGSFVGTTANAIGFGNQGFFSATNPSNPSLLTVNPSALLFNQIRAASIKNNSVADSGLNPSSEFTATGLRVPDGKSLLFVGSDLNLNGGGLYAFGGRVELGGLAGTGTVGLNGDGNNLSLSFPDNVEKSDVSLSNGARANVRAGNGGSIAINAQNLEMTERSSLYAGIESGLGSDNSKAGNISVNATGAINLNNRSSIANQVLAEANGQGGDVSISASTLKVEGGAQIGATTLGGGKAGNLKVIADTVQLAGRANDRVGSVLSAQADLNSTGDAGNLTINTRQLLVRDGAQISTGTFGTGKAGDLTVNATDSVQLIGSFAGDRIPIPSGLFTEAVQNLSKDAGNLTINTRQLLVRDGAVVSSATFGTGKAADLTVNATDSVQLIGTSIYGPFSSSLTAQADLNSTGDAGDLTINTRQLLVRDGANVSSTTFGAGKGGDLTVNATDSVQLIGESTNGQLPSGLNTQARRNSTGDAGNLTINTRQLLVRDGAEGSSTTFGAGKGGDLTVNATDSVQLIGESTNGQLPSGLNTQARRNSTGDAGNLTINTRQLLVRDGAEGSSTTFGAGKGGDLTVNATDFVQLIGESTDGQFGSSLTATTRQVATGNAGSLTINTDELLIQDGAEATVSSFGEGVAGNFGITARSVRLDKGKVIAQARSGNGGSLKLDIADLLLMRHGSEISTTAGTAQKGGNGGNIDLDSEFIIAVPEENSDITANAFSGSGGKVRINATGVFGIAPISRKDLERLRPNDLDPRHLPTNEIIAISQQNPSLSGTVDLNTPNIEPNSGLVSLPVVPVDTQVSQACTPGGSQQQSEFVVTGRGGLPQNPGEALNTDAIQVDLVTLAPEVNQSTTTAVSTSPTSPTPTPIVEAQGWAIAANGEVILTANANTVTPHNSWQNTANCRS